CAGGCGAAAGAGCCTATAATGTTAAAGAACATGAACTTCTTTCCTTCCATACCCACTATACCGGCCACGATAGGAGCAAAGGTGCGGATGATAGGCAGGAAACGGGCAAAGAAAATTGCACCACCGCCATACTTCACAAAAAATTCGTGTGCCTGATGCAGGTGTTTCTTCCGGAAAAAGAAGGTGTCTTTCTTCTTAAATAACAAGGGACCGGATTTTCTGCCAAACCAGAATCCTACCATATTCCCCAATACGCCCGCAGTGGCAATAAGGAACATGATCACTGCAAACGGAAGATTAAAGAAGCTTTGGCAAAGGTCGTGGCTATAGATACCGGCCACAAAAAGCAGGGAATCCCCTGGCAGGAAAAAGCCAATAAAAAGGCCTGTTTCTGCGAAAATAATTGCCAGTAACAGGTAAAGGCCACCGTGTTCAATAATCCACGAAGGATTAATGAGGTGTTTAAAAAACTCAATGATCTGGTCCATGCTGAATGAATATAGCTATTTCTGAATCGGTAAAATACGCATTAATCTGTTACGCATTTGTTAAGTTAAGCTTTGGGGGACCTCTTCCGGTGCGAGTTTCTTCTCCCATTTAGAAACAACAGCGGCTGCCATTGCGTTTCCTATCACGTTGGTAGCGGAGCGGCCCATGTCCAGCAGGTGATCTACCCCAAGCAATAATAAAAGCCCTGCTTCCGGAATGTGGAACATAGACAAGGTACCTGCAATCACCACCAGTGATGCGCGGGGAACCCCGGCAATTCCTTTACTGGTGATCATCAGCACCAGTAACATGGTAATCTGCTGATCAATCCCCAGGTGCATACCATAGGCCTGTGCGATGAACAAGCTGGCAAAAGTCATATACATCATAGAACCATCGAGGTTAAATGAATAACCCAACGGCAGCACAAAGCTTACAATACGGCTGTCGCAGCCAAATTTTTCCAGTTCTTCCATGGTACGTGGATACGCCGCCTCACTGGTAGCAGTACCGAAAGCCAGCAGCAACGGGTCTTTGATCCTACCAAGCAACCTGAACACCGGCTTCCCCAGGATCAGGTAACCCGCCAGGGTAATCAGCAACCACAGGCAGATCAGGGCGATATAAAACTGAATGATGAACTTGCCATAAGTAACCAGTACTATGGGGCCTTTTACAGCAATCACTCCTGCAATGGCGCCAAATACAGCAAAAGGAGCAAAGTTCATCACGAACCCCGTTACCTTCAGCATAATGTGCGCTACACTGTCGAGCAGTTTCACCACGGGCATAGCTTTTTCGCCAATGGAAGCTGCTGCAATCCCAAAAAAGATAGCGAATACCACTATCTGCAGGATTTCATTATGTGCCATAGCATTTACCACACTATCGGGCACCATGTGCTCGAAAAAGCCCTTCAGCGTCATACTTGCCTTGGCAATGCCCGTAGCGGCATGTTCGTCCGGTAACGGTAATTGCAGGGCAATACCCGGTTTCATCACATTTACGAGTATCAAACCGAGGAACAATGATACAAAGGTTGCACTGATAAACCACAGCATCGTTTTTCCACCTATGCGGCCCACTGCTTTGATGTCTCCCAGTTTGGCCACACCTACCACCAGGGTAGAAAATACCAGCGGAGCGATGATCATCTTGATCATCCGTAGGAAGATATCTGTCAGAATGGATACATTATCGGCAAAGGTCTGAGGAGTGCTACTGGCAGCAGCGGCAGCAGTGCCTTCAGCAGGACTGCCATAGCAGAGGAATACGGCATAACCGGTACCAATTCCCACCAACATGCCAAGAAAGATGTATAAAGTAAGCAGATTCGACGATTTCTTCATGCCGCGCAATAGTTTATCTCGTAATAGTTTAGAAGTTATAACCCGAAAAATTTCCCAAAAATAAGGTTATGCGGCTAAACATGCGCAGGAACGGGCAAAATAAAACGTCCGGTTTTGATTTTAGATATTATATTTGGCGATCAACTTGAAAACAACAACAAACTAAACTACCTTAAAACATCAACCACAATACGACTGCGTATGAGCAAACTTTTTGCTAAAAAACAACTATCTGTATTAATGGCTGAAGCGGGAGATTCCGAAAAGGGTCTGAAAAGAACCCTTGGAGCCGGTTCACTGATTGCCCTGGGTATTGGCGCTATCATCGGCGCCGGCCTCTTTGTAAGAACCGCAGCTGCAGCCAGCCAACACGCTGGTCCTGCAGTAATTGTTTCCTTCATCATTGCCGCCATAGGTTGTGCCCTCGCAGGTTTATGCTATGCCGAATTTGCCTCTATGATACCGATTGCCGGAAGTGCATATACCTACTCCTACGCCACTCTGGGAGAATTCGTAGCCTGGATCATTGGATGGGATCTGGTACTGGAATATGCATTGGCTGGTGCAACTGTGGCCATAGGATGGTCGCAATACCTGAATAAACTGCTTACTTCTGTATTCAATGTCACGATACCTTATGAATGGTCGCATAGCCCTTTTGAGGTATCAGATGCAGGCGTGCATGGTATCATGAACCTTCCGGCTGTAGGCATCCTGCTACTGCTCACCCTGCTGCTGATCAGGGGTATCCAGGGTTCCGCTATTGTGAACAACATCATCGTAATTACCAAAGTGGGTATCGTGCTGCTGTTCATTTTTCTGGGCTGGCAGTTCATCAATCCTGCCAACCACACTCCGTTCACCATCTCTGCTGATGCTGGTTCTATTAAAATGCACAATGGTCAGATAGTGGATTATTCTAATTTCTGGAACCACGGATGGCCAGGTGTGTTAAGAGGCGCCGGAGTGGTATTCTTCGCCTTTATCGGATTCGATGCCGTATCCACCGCTGCACAGGAAACGAAGAACCCAAAGCGTAATATGCCTATCGGGATCCTGCTGTCGCTCGCTATATGCACCGTACTCTATATACTGTTCTCTTATGTGCTGACTGGTATTGCACCTTTTCAGGATTTCCTGAAAGCTGGTGGTGAGGCTTCCATTGCATATGCGATCGATACTTACATGCACGGTTACAGCTGGCTGTCGACCTTTATCACTGTGGCTATCCTCGCAGGTTTCTCTTCTGTGATCCTGGTCATGCTGCTCGGACAAACCAGGGTATTCTACTCCATGTCCAATGACGGGCTGGTACCACCTGTATTTGCAAAGCTGCACCCCACTTACCGTACGCCTCACCGCTCACAGGCAATGTTCTTTGTATTTGTATCGCTGTTCGCAGCATTCGTACCAGACAATGTGGTAGGCGATATGACCAGCATTGGTACCCTGTTTGCGTTTGTACTGGTTTGTATAGGCGTGGTAGTAATGCGCAAAACCAGTCCTGATGCCCCCCGCGCCTTCAAAACGCCATGGGTGCCGGTTGTACCGATTGTAGGAGCCATTTTCTGCACCGTAATGATCATCAGCCTGGGTATAGAAAACTGGACCCGTTTGTTTGTATGGCTGGGAATTGGTCTGCTGATCTACTTCGGTTACAGTGTAAAACATAGTAAAGTTCGCAAGATGACCGAATAACGGCCATTTCGCGACTTCAGTCTGGCGGAGAACAAAACAGGAAAATAGTCCTTGTTTTGTTCTCCGCTTTAGTTAAATCCGCT
The genomic region above belongs to Chitinophaga sp. 180180018-3 and contains:
- a CDS encoding DedA family protein yields the protein MDQIIEFFKHLINPSWIIEHGGLYLLLAIIFAETGLFIGFFLPGDSLLFVAGIYSHDLCQSFFNLPFAVIMFLIATAGVLGNMVGFWFGRKSGPLLFKKKDTFFFRKKHLHQAHEFFVKYGGGAIFFARFLPIIRTFAPIVAGIVGMEGKKFMFFNIIGSFAWVFSMMLAGHYLDKLFPDLKSHLELIILVIILITTAPVIIKVVFGKVKSHPSSHSETVEKTDTQL
- a CDS encoding dicarboxylate/amino acid:cation symporter, which encodes MKKSSNLLTLYIFLGMLVGIGTGYAVFLCYGSPAEGTAAAAASSTPQTFADNVSILTDIFLRMIKMIIAPLVFSTLVVGVAKLGDIKAVGRIGGKTMLWFISATFVSLFLGLILVNVMKPGIALQLPLPDEHAATGIAKASMTLKGFFEHMVPDSVVNAMAHNEILQIVVFAIFFGIAAASIGEKAMPVVKLLDSVAHIMLKVTGFVMNFAPFAVFGAIAGVIAVKGPIVLVTYGKFIIQFYIALICLWLLITLAGYLILGKPVFRLLGRIKDPLLLAFGTATSEAAYPRTMEELEKFGCDSRIVSFVLPLGYSFNLDGSMMYMTFASLFIAQAYGMHLGIDQQITMLLVLMITSKGIAGVPRASLVVIAGTLSMFHIPEAGLLLLLGVDHLLDMGRSATNVIGNAMAAAVVSKWEKKLAPEEVPQSLT
- a CDS encoding amino acid permease, with the translated sequence MSKLFAKKQLSVLMAEAGDSEKGLKRTLGAGSLIALGIGAIIGAGLFVRTAAAASQHAGPAVIVSFIIAAIGCALAGLCYAEFASMIPIAGSAYTYSYATLGEFVAWIIGWDLVLEYALAGATVAIGWSQYLNKLLTSVFNVTIPYEWSHSPFEVSDAGVHGIMNLPAVGILLLLTLLLIRGIQGSAIVNNIIVITKVGIVLLFIFLGWQFINPANHTPFTISADAGSIKMHNGQIVDYSNFWNHGWPGVLRGAGVVFFAFIGFDAVSTAAQETKNPKRNMPIGILLSLAICTVLYILFSYVLTGIAPFQDFLKAGGEASIAYAIDTYMHGYSWLSTFITVAILAGFSSVILVMLLGQTRVFYSMSNDGLVPPVFAKLHPTYRTPHRSQAMFFVFVSLFAAFVPDNVVGDMTSIGTLFAFVLVCIGVVVMRKTSPDAPRAFKTPWVPVVPIVGAIFCTVMIISLGIENWTRLFVWLGIGLLIYFGYSVKHSKVRKMTE